From the genome of Roseinatronobacter sp. S2:
ATTTCCGGGATCAGACGATTGCCCGCCTGACAAAGGGCCTCGGGGGACTGGCACGCCGCCGCAAGGTGCGGGTTTTGACCGGCACCGGCACCTTTACCAGTCCGCACCAGATTTCGGTTGCCGGTCAGGATGGCATCACAACACTGCACTTTGAACGCGCGATCATCGCCAGCGGATCTGCCCCGACGAAGCTGCCGTTCCTTCCAGATGATCCGCGCATCATCGACAGCACCGGTGCGCTGGCGATGGATATGGTGCCGGAGAACCTGCTGATCATCGGCGGCGGCATCATCGGGCTGGAAATGGCGCAGGTTTATCACGCGCTTGGCAGCCGGATCACGATTGTAGAGACGATGGACCGGATCATCCCCGCCGCTGATCCTGATGTCACCGCACCACTGATGAAGCGCATTCTGGCGCGTTACGCTGCGGTGCGTCCGGGCGCGCAAGTCACCGCCGTTGCTGCGACCGATGCGGGCATCAAGGTCACCATCAAGGACACATGCGCTGCACAAACGCTGACTTTCGACCGGGTTCTGGTTGCGGCCGGGCGACAACCGAACACGCAGGGCATCGGCGTTGGCGCAGCCGGGATTGCCCCCGACGAAAGGGGCTTCATTCCCGTGGATGAGCAATTGCGCACATCCCAGCCACATATTTTTGCAGTGGGCGATGTGGTGGGGGACCCGATGCTGGCACACAAGGCTGCGCATCAGGGCAAAATCGCCGCCGAAGTGATTGCTGGCGCGACATCTGCCTTCAAGCCATGTGCCATCCCCGCTATCGCGTATACAGACCCGGAGGTTGCATGGGCAGGCCTGACTGAAACCAAGGCAAAGGCACGCGGCATCCCCTATGAGACAGGCATCTTCCCTTGGGCAGCATCGGGACGGGCATTGTCCATGGGGCGCGACGACGGTTTGACCAAGCTTATATTTGATCCGCGAACAAAGCGTGTTCTTGGCGGGGCGGTCACTGGTCCCAATGCCGGAGAGTTGCTGGCCGAGATTGTACTGGCGATTGAGATGGGCGCCGTTGCCGACGATATTGCGCTTTCGGTGCATCCGCATCCGACATTGTCGGAAACCGTCGCTTTCGCCGCCGAAGCCTGGCTTGGCACCCTGACCGACGGTTAGCCCGCAGCCCTATGCAACCTGCGTCCATCCTGCGGACGCGAATGTCTGGTTTCTTGTCAGGCACCGGTTCTTGTGTGACGTCCAGACCACCGCCTGCGGCGCAAACGCTGAACGCAGCGCTGCATAATTTGTTCTGAAAAGGGGACGACATGATGAACAAACGTCTTTTGACCTGTGCAGTTCTAGGGAATTTCACGACACGCAAACTCAATCCTGCGCTGCCAATCACCCCGGCAGAAATTGCGGATGACTGCCTTGCCGCGGCTACTGAGGGGGCGGCGATTGTTCATATCCATGTCCGCGATCCGAAAACCGAACTGCCCTCGATGGAAACCGAACTTTATGCCGAAGTTGTCGCGCGTATCCGCGATGTCCGGCAGGATCTGATCATCAACCTGACCACCGGCAATGGCGGGCGCTATCATCCCAGCGATGACGACCCTGCCAAACCGGGGCCGCGCACCAATCTGCTGCCCGCCGAAACCCGCGTGCGCCATATCCAGGCCATAAGGCCCGATATCGCAACGCTGGATCTGAACACGATGGTGTTTGGCGCCGAGGTGGTCATAAATGCACCGGAATCCATCAGGCGTATGGCAAGAATGATTCTGGAAGCGGGTGTTCGGCCGGAAATAGAGTTATTTGATTCAGGCGATATCGCGGTGCTGGGGGCGCTTCAGAAAGAAGGCACCCTGCCCGGTGCGCCACTTTGTTCGGTGGTCATGGGGGTGCCCTACGGCTTTCAACCTAGCCCCGAGACCGTGCTTTATGCCCGCAGCCTGCTGCCAGAGGCGGCCCAATGGACAGCATTTGGCACGGGAAAATCTGCCTTTCCCATGGTTGCGCAATCGGTTCTGGCCGGGGGGCACGCCCGCATCGGGCTGGAAGACGCTGTCAAACTTGACGCCAATACGCTGGCCCCATCTAACGCTGCGATGGTGACCAAGGCGCGCCGGATTATGGAGGATCTTGGCCATCCACCCGCAACACCGGTCGAGGCGCGTGCTCTGCTGGGGCTTTGAACCCGGGCCACACCCATAAACCCCATGATGGCGGCGATTGCCTGACCAGATGCGACCCTAAAGAACGCTCGGCAACCAAAGCGTGACCTGCGGGAACAGCACCAGAATCAGAATCCTCGCGCAATCTGCCAGGACGAAGGCAAAGACCCCCTG
Proteins encoded in this window:
- the lpdA gene encoding dihydrolipoyl dehydrogenase, with protein sequence MTHNEPAQLVVLGGGPGGYSAAFRAADLGLDVTLIDARATLGGVCLNVGCIPSKALLHVAKVMDEAHHLRTAGVTFGAPLVDLQDLRNFRDQTIARLTKGLGGLARRRKVRVLTGTGTFTSPHQISVAGQDGITTLHFERAIIASGSAPTKLPFLPDDPRIIDSTGALAMDMVPENLLIIGGGIIGLEMAQVYHALGSRITIVETMDRIIPAADPDVTAPLMKRILARYAAVRPGAQVTAVAATDAGIKVTIKDTCAAQTLTFDRVLVAAGRQPNTQGIGVGAAGIAPDERGFIPVDEQLRTSQPHIFAVGDVVGDPMLAHKAAHQGKIAAEVIAGATSAFKPCAIPAIAYTDPEVAWAGLTETKAKARGIPYETGIFPWAASGRALSMGRDDGLTKLIFDPRTKRVLGGAVTGPNAGELLAEIVLAIEMGAVADDIALSVHPHPTLSETVAFAAEAWLGTLTDG
- a CDS encoding 3-keto-5-aminohexanoate cleavage protein, producing the protein MMNKRLLTCAVLGNFTTRKLNPALPITPAEIADDCLAAATEGAAIVHIHVRDPKTELPSMETELYAEVVARIRDVRQDLIINLTTGNGGRYHPSDDDPAKPGPRTNLLPAETRVRHIQAIRPDIATLDLNTMVFGAEVVINAPESIRRMARMILEAGVRPEIELFDSGDIAVLGALQKEGTLPGAPLCSVVMGVPYGFQPSPETVLYARSLLPEAAQWTAFGTGKSAFPMVAQSVLAGGHARIGLEDAVKLDANTLAPSNAAMVTKARRIMEDLGHPPATPVEARALLGL